From a single Micromonospora sp. WMMD1102 genomic region:
- a CDS encoding IPT/TIG domain-containing protein: protein MTSIRRKLSILAVTLVAGAAVLHLQSPALAQPGSASARGLGVDLSATVGGLVVIEADAVIGSAVAPAGGGTDTSTLVDISLTGATGVTASGTVEEVTATRGATESSAFSAVTDLNLTVLGIDVIQAPEATAVVTCPLTGAQTAETTLAEILLFGQTVVLTANGPSVQGSGAVAVPGLLDAALNATLTRTETTTADGAAATAILAALTLTGTVAGEPVTIPVGTVVVAQATCERPLAPAPPTSTAIDPDSGPQSGGQTVTITGTNFVPGQTTVTFDGVPATDVTVAPGGTTLTAVTPANPIGPADVVVTTPGGSAEPLDYTYLADGSDATFTGLTPPSGPTSGGTTVTITGTGLTGAIAVDFNGLPSTDFTIDPAGTTITVVTPPNPAGPALVEVIFPAGRVTAPTFSYVAPTITSIVPDTGPSAGGTRVTITGTGFTDATGVTFDDNPGTDLVVDPSGTSLTVTTPPGPPGPVDVLVLIPGADAAAPGGFTYQAAAPTTTAIDPDSGPQSGGQTVTITGTNFVPGQTTVTLDGVPATDVTVAPGGTTLTAVTPANPIGPADVVVTTPGGSAEPLDYTYLADGSDAVVTGLDPTSGPTSGGTTVTITGTGFTGATGVSFDGVAGTGFTVDPAGTTITVVTPPNAAGPADVSLVFPAGTAAGGTFGYIGPTVTSVSPPAGPSTGGTRVTVTGTGLTGATGVDFGGNPGTDLVVDPDGTSLTVTTPPGTPGTVDVTVLLPGADAVAEDGFDYQAVAPVINTVDPGQGPTVGGPVVTVGGIGFVPGQTTVTICGRTIPAGEVTVSQDGTSLTFRAPACPPGDTAITVGTPGGVSNTLFFRYVGVPPLPVTGDPVRPLIGFSAAVTALGIVLLLSTRRRRTGDPVG from the coding sequence GTGACATCCATTCGGAGAAAGCTGTCCATCCTGGCGGTGACCCTGGTCGCCGGCGCTGCCGTACTGCACCTCCAGTCACCGGCGCTGGCCCAACCCGGTTCCGCCAGCGCCCGAGGGCTGGGGGTCGACCTCTCGGCTACCGTCGGCGGTCTCGTGGTGATCGAAGCCGACGCCGTGATCGGCAGCGCGGTCGCGCCAGCCGGTGGCGGCACCGACACCTCGACCCTGGTGGACATCTCCCTGACCGGTGCGACCGGGGTCACCGCCTCGGGCACCGTGGAGGAGGTCACCGCCACCCGTGGCGCGACCGAATCCTCCGCGTTCTCCGCCGTCACCGACCTGAACCTGACAGTGCTCGGCATCGACGTGATCCAGGCACCCGAGGCGACCGCCGTGGTCACCTGCCCACTGACCGGGGCGCAGACCGCCGAGACCACGCTCGCCGAGATCCTCCTCTTCGGTCAGACAGTGGTGCTGACCGCGAACGGCCCCAGTGTGCAGGGCAGCGGGGCCGTCGCCGTACCGGGACTGCTAGACGCTGCGCTGAACGCGACGTTGACGCGTACCGAGACCACCACCGCGGACGGCGCGGCGGCGACCGCCATCCTGGCCGCCCTCACCCTGACCGGGACCGTGGCCGGTGAACCGGTGACCATCCCGGTCGGCACGGTGGTCGTGGCCCAGGCGACCTGCGAACGTCCGCTGGCACCAGCGCCGCCGACCAGCACCGCCATCGACCCGGACTCCGGACCGCAGTCCGGCGGCCAGACCGTCACCATCACCGGCACCAACTTCGTACCCGGCCAGACCACCGTCACCTTCGACGGAGTACCCGCCACCGACGTCACCGTGGCCCCCGGCGGCACCACCCTCACCGCCGTCACCCCGGCGAATCCGATCGGCCCGGCCGACGTGGTAGTCACCACCCCCGGCGGCTCGGCCGAACCACTCGACTACACCTACCTCGCCGACGGCAGCGACGCCACCTTCACCGGGCTGACCCCACCCTCCGGCCCCACCAGCGGCGGCACCACCGTCACCATCACCGGCACCGGCCTGACCGGCGCCATCGCGGTCGACTTCAACGGGCTGCCCAGCACCGACTTCACCATCGACCCGGCCGGTACGACGATCACCGTCGTCACCCCGCCGAACCCGGCCGGTCCGGCCCTGGTCGAGGTGATCTTCCCGGCCGGCCGGGTCACCGCGCCGACCTTCAGCTACGTCGCACCGACGATCACCTCGATCGTGCCGGACACCGGCCCGAGCGCCGGCGGTACCCGGGTGACGATCACCGGAACCGGCTTCACCGACGCCACCGGAGTCACCTTCGACGACAACCCCGGCACCGACCTGGTGGTCGACCCGAGCGGCACGTCGCTCACCGTCACCACCCCGCCGGGCCCACCCGGACCCGTCGACGTCCTCGTGCTGATACCCGGCGCCGACGCCGCGGCGCCCGGTGGCTTCACCTACCAGGCGGCCGCGCCGACCACCACCGCCATCGACCCGGACTCCGGACCGCAGTCCGGCGGCCAGACCGTCACCATCACCGGCACCAACTTCGTACCCGGCCAGACCACCGTCACCCTCGACGGAGTACCCGCCACCGACGTCACCGTGGCCCCCGGCGGCACCACCCTCACCGCCGTCACCCCGGCGAACCCGATCGGCCCGGCCGACGTGGTAGTCACCACCCCCGGCGGCTCGGCCGAACCACTCGACTACACCTACCTCGCCGACGGCAGTGACGCCGTGGTGACCGGGCTCGACCCGACCTCCGGCCCGACCAGTGGCGGCACCACCGTCACCATCACGGGCACCGGCTTCACCGGCGCCACCGGCGTCAGTTTCGACGGCGTCGCGGGCACCGGCTTCACCGTCGACCCGGCCGGCACGACGATCACCGTCGTCACCCCGCCGAACGCCGCCGGTCCGGCCGACGTCAGCCTGGTCTTCCCGGCCGGCACCGCCGCGGGCGGCACCTTCGGCTACATCGGACCGACGGTCACGTCGGTCTCCCCGCCGGCCGGGCCGAGCACCGGGGGCACCCGGGTGACGGTCACCGGCACCGGCCTCACCGGCGCCACCGGAGTCGACTTCGGCGGCAACCCCGGCACCGACCTGGTAGTCGACCCGGACGGCACCTCGCTCACCGTCACCACCCCGCCCGGCACGCCGGGCACGGTCGACGTCACCGTGCTGCTACCCGGCGCCGACGCCGTCGCCGAGGACGGCTTCGACTACCAGGCGGTGGCCCCGGTCATCAACACGGTCGATCCCGGCCAGGGGCCGACTGTGGGTGGCCCGGTCGTGACGGTCGGCGGTATCGGCTTCGTGCCGGGACAGACCACCGTGACGATCTGTGGTCGTACCATCCCGGCAGGTGAGGTCACTGTCAGCCAGGACGGCACCTCGCTGACGTTCCGCGCACCGGCCTGCCCGCCCGGGGACACCGCGATCACCGTCGGCACGCCGGGGGGCGTCTCCAACACGCTCTTCTTCCGGTACGTCGGGGTGCCACCACTTCCGGTCACCGGTGATCCGGTACGCCCGCTGATCGGCTTCAGTGCGGCAGTGACGGCGCTCGGGATCGTCCTGTTGCTGTCCACCCGCCGACGCCGTACCGGTGACCCGGTCGGCTGA
- a CDS encoding polysaccharide deacetylase family protein, with protein MSRPWIAIAAVLGVGGIVAGSYLLVDAVADSRAPRQSTAAVAPTATGPVPPEPTPTVRAADPGDRAASDLVRRLGPEPGGPFGARITSGSAQVALTFDDGPDPRYTPQVLALLRRQQVRATFCVVGVNVRAHPELVRAIADDGHTLCNHSWSHDVRLGRRSPAAIMADLTRTNRAIQAAAPGVEIGYFRQPGGAWTRAVVAVAGRLGMTSLHWAVDPRDWTRPGSGTISRVVTSGVRPGSIVLLHDAGGDRRETVKALHPMMTSLRQRFSLSALPAGNGRSVTP; from the coding sequence ATGTCGAGACCCTGGATCGCGATCGCCGCCGTACTGGGTGTGGGCGGAATCGTCGCCGGCTCCTATCTGCTCGTCGACGCCGTCGCGGACTCGCGCGCCCCGCGGCAGTCGACGGCGGCCGTCGCGCCGACCGCGACCGGACCGGTTCCGCCCGAACCCACTCCGACCGTCCGGGCCGCCGACCCGGGCGACCGTGCGGCATCGGACCTCGTCCGGCGGCTCGGACCCGAGCCCGGTGGACCGTTCGGGGCGAGGATCACCAGCGGGTCAGCACAGGTGGCGCTCACCTTCGACGACGGTCCGGACCCCCGCTACACCCCGCAGGTTCTCGCACTGCTGCGACGGCAACAGGTCAGGGCCACCTTCTGCGTGGTCGGGGTCAACGTGCGGGCCCATCCGGAACTGGTCCGGGCGATCGCCGACGACGGCCACACCCTCTGCAACCACTCCTGGTCGCACGACGTACGCCTCGGCCGTCGGTCCCCGGCCGCCATCATGGCGGACCTGACGCGTACGAACCGGGCCATCCAGGCCGCCGCGCCGGGGGTCGAGATCGGGTACTTCCGGCAGCCTGGTGGTGCCTGGACTCGGGCCGTGGTCGCGGTGGCCGGGCGGCTCGGCATGACGTCACTGCACTGGGCGGTGGACCCGCGGGACTGGACCCGGCCCGGCAGCGGCACGATCAGCCGCGTCGTGACCTCCGGTGTGCGTCCCGGCTCGATCGTGCTGCTGCACGACGCCGGCGGCGACCGGCGGGAGACGGTGAAGGCCCTGCACCCGATGATGACCAGTCTCCGTCAGCGCTTCTCGCTGAGCGCACTGCCGGCCGGCAACGGCCGCTCCGTAACCCCCTGA